One genomic window of Streptomyces sp. NBC_01276 includes the following:
- a CDS encoding Rieske 2Fe-2S domain-containing protein: protein MSSQDIPEEKHLPSEQGDAHHGGVAVADDPFADPGLPVHKPRIQDIDERAAKRSERTVAMLFTLSMLATIGFIAAYVTLPVDKIVFIFPIGKVSALNFALGLTLGTALFCIGAGAVHWARTLMSDVEVADDRHEIAAPAEVKAKVLQDFADGANESGIARRPLIRNTLIGAMAMVPLAGVMLLRDLGPLPEVKLRKTVWAKGKLLINDNTNEPLRPEDVLVGSLTFARPEGLEEEQHDFQTQIAKAALMIVRIKPEDIKDKQELEWSHEGIVAYSKICTHVGCPISLYEQQTHHVLCPCHQSTFDLSDGARVIFGPAGHALPQLRIGVNDEGFLEAHGDFEEPVGPAFWERG from the coding sequence ATGAGTAGCCAAGACATTCCCGAAGAGAAGCACCTGCCGAGCGAGCAGGGCGACGCGCACCACGGTGGCGTAGCGGTCGCGGACGATCCGTTCGCCGACCCGGGCCTTCCGGTCCACAAGCCGCGCATCCAGGACATCGACGAGCGGGCCGCCAAGCGGTCCGAGCGCACGGTCGCGATGCTGTTCACGCTGTCGATGCTGGCCACGATCGGCTTCATCGCCGCGTACGTGACCCTCCCGGTCGACAAGATCGTCTTCATCTTCCCGATCGGGAAGGTGAGCGCGCTGAACTTCGCGCTCGGTCTGACCCTGGGCACGGCCCTCTTCTGCATCGGCGCGGGCGCGGTCCACTGGGCCCGCACCCTGATGTCCGATGTCGAGGTCGCCGACGACCGCCACGAGATCGCGGCCCCGGCCGAGGTCAAGGCGAAGGTCCTCCAGGACTTCGCCGACGGTGCGAACGAGTCCGGCATCGCCCGCCGCCCGCTGATCCGCAACACCCTGATCGGCGCGATGGCCATGGTGCCGCTCGCCGGCGTCATGCTGCTGCGCGACCTGGGCCCGCTGCCCGAGGTCAAGCTGCGCAAGACCGTGTGGGCCAAGGGCAAGCTGCTGATCAACGACAACACGAACGAGCCGCTGCGTCCCGAGGACGTGCTCGTCGGTTCGCTGACCTTCGCCCGGCCGGAAGGCCTGGAGGAGGAGCAGCACGACTTCCAGACGCAGATCGCCAAGGCCGCCCTGATGATCGTCCGCATCAAGCCGGAGGACATCAAGGACAAGCAGGAGCTGGAGTGGTCCCACGAGGGCATCGTGGCCTACTCCAAGATCTGCACCCACGTCGGCTGCCCGATCAGCCTGTACGAGCAGCAGACGCATCACGTGCTCTGCCCGTGCCACCAGTCCACCTTCGACCTCTCCGACGGCGCCCGAGTCATCTTCGGCCCGGCCGGTCACGCGCTTCCGCAGCTGCGGATCGGCGTCAATGACGAAGGCTTCCTCGAAGCGCACGGCGACTTCGAAGAGCCCGTCGGTCCTGCTTTCTGGGAGCGCGGATGA
- a CDS encoding cytochrome bc complex cytochrome b subunit, translating into MSTATESNTARKAPAGERVADWADGRLGIYSLAKSNMRKIFPDHWSFMLGEICLYSFIIIILTGVYLTLFFHPSMNEVVYHGSYVPMQGVQMSEAFASTLNISFEVRGGLLIRQIHHWAALIFVAAMLVHMMRVFFTGAFRKPREVNWVFGFLLLVLGMFTGFTGYSLPDDLLSGTGVRFMEGAILSVPVVGTYLSFFLFGGEFPGGDFVARFYSIHILLLPGIMMGLLVAHLILVFYHKHTQFAGPGKTNNNVVGMPLLPVYMAKAGGFFFLVFGVIAAIAALASINPIWALGPYRPDHVSTGAQPDWYMGFSEGLIRAMPGWEINLWGHTLVLGVFIPLVIFPLVLAAIAVYPFIEAWVTKDKGEHHILDRPRNVPTRTAFGVAWLTWYVILLIAGGNDMFAQYFHLSINSITWFARIGFFVGPVIAFVITKRICLGLQRRDHDKVLHGRETGIIKRLPHGEFVEVHEPLSQGKLHTLTSHTQYEPIEVGPTVDENGVERKVKAGEKLRAKLSKGFYGENTHIPKPTVEEYKEIQSGHGHH; encoded by the coding sequence ATGAGCACTGCCACCGAATCCAACACGGCGCGCAAAGCGCCGGCCGGCGAGCGCGTAGCGGACTGGGCGGACGGCCGCCTGGGCATCTACAGCCTGGCCAAGTCCAACATGCGCAAGATCTTCCCGGACCACTGGTCCTTCATGCTGGGTGAGATCTGCCTCTACAGCTTCATCATCATCATCCTCACGGGTGTGTACCTGACGCTGTTCTTCCACCCGAGCATGAACGAGGTCGTGTACCACGGCTCGTACGTGCCGATGCAGGGTGTCCAGATGTCCGAGGCCTTCGCCTCGACCCTGAACATCAGCTTCGAGGTCCGCGGCGGTCTGCTCATCCGGCAGATCCACCACTGGGCGGCGCTGATCTTCGTCGCGGCCATGCTCGTGCACATGATGCGCGTGTTCTTCACGGGTGCCTTCCGCAAGCCGCGCGAGGTCAACTGGGTCTTCGGCTTCCTGCTGCTGGTCCTCGGCATGTTCACCGGTTTCACCGGTTACTCCCTGCCGGACGACCTGCTCTCCGGCACCGGTGTCCGCTTCATGGAGGGCGCGATCCTGTCCGTGCCGGTCGTCGGCACGTACCTGTCGTTCTTCCTCTTCGGCGGCGAGTTCCCCGGCGGCGACTTCGTCGCACGGTTCTACTCGATCCACATCCTGCTGCTGCCCGGCATCATGATGGGCCTGCTGGTGGCCCACCTGATCCTGGTCTTCTACCACAAGCACACCCAGTTCGCGGGTCCCGGCAAGACGAACAACAACGTCGTCGGCATGCCGCTGCTGCCGGTCTACATGGCCAAGGCCGGAGGCTTCTTCTTCCTGGTCTTCGGTGTCATCGCGGCCATCGCGGCGCTCGCGTCGATCAACCCGATCTGGGCGCTCGGCCCGTACCGCCCGGACCACGTGTCCACCGGTGCGCAGCCCGACTGGTACATGGGCTTCTCCGAGGGCCTCATCCGTGCCATGCCGGGCTGGGAGATCAACCTCTGGGGCCACACGCTGGTCCTGGGCGTGTTCATCCCGCTGGTGATCTTCCCGCTGGTCCTCGCCGCGATCGCGGTGTACCCGTTCATCGAGGCCTGGGTCACCAAGGACAAGGGCGAGCACCACATCCTGGACCGCCCGCGCAACGTCCCGACCCGTACGGCGTTCGGTGTCGCCTGGCTCACCTGGTACGTGATCCTGCTGATCGCCGGTGGCAACGACATGTTCGCGCAGTACTTCCACCTGTCGATCAACTCGATCACGTGGTTCGCGCGGATCGGCTTCTTCGTGGGCCCGGTCATCGCCTTCGTGATCACCAAGCGGATCTGCCTCGGCCTCCAGCGCCGGGACCACGACAAGGTGCTGCACGGTCGCGAGACCGGCATCATCAAGCGCCTGCCGCACGGTGAGTTCGTCGAGGTCCACGAGCCGCTCTCGCAGGGCAAGCTGCACACCCTCACCTCGCACACGCAGTACGAGCCGATCGAGGTCGGCCCGACGGTCGACGAGAACGGCGTCGAGCGCAAGGTGAAGGCGGGCGAGAAGCTCCGCGCGAAGCTCAGCAAGGGCTTCTACGGGGAGAACACCCACATTCCGAAGCCCACGGTGGAGGAGTACAAGGAGATCCAGAGCGGCCACGGCCACCACTGA
- the trpD gene encoding anthranilate phosphoribosyltransferase, with translation MNVATPAGGDSVAARGWPGLLDALLTGRDLTTDDTAWAMDRIMRGEATDAQIAGFMVALRAKGETVAEINGMVRAMYDHANLIEVPGRTVDIVGTGGDGTKTVNISTMSALVVAGTGAKVVKHGNRAASSASGSSDVLEKLGVNLNLTPARVVEVAEEAGITFCFAVKFHPALRHVAAARKELGIRTTFNFLGPLTNPAKVRAQATGVADARVAPIVAGVLAERGSSALVFRGDDGMDELTTTATSRVWWVRDGAVTEQTFDPRDIGIPIVDVSALRGEDASYNADVARRLLAGERGPVREAVLLNSAAALVALDPGSGSLEEQLSAGVARAAESIDSGAARAALERWAAASNA, from the coding sequence ATGAACGTTGCGACCCCGGCAGGCGGCGACAGCGTGGCGGCCCGTGGCTGGCCGGGCCTCCTCGACGCCCTCCTGACCGGCCGGGACCTCACCACGGACGACACCGCCTGGGCGATGGACCGGATCATGCGGGGCGAGGCCACGGACGCGCAGATCGCCGGTTTCATGGTGGCGCTCCGGGCCAAGGGGGAGACGGTGGCGGAGATCAACGGCATGGTGCGTGCCATGTACGATCACGCCAATCTGATCGAGGTACCGGGCCGGACGGTGGACATCGTCGGCACCGGCGGGGACGGGACCAAGACCGTCAACATCTCCACGATGTCGGCGCTCGTGGTGGCCGGCACCGGCGCGAAGGTGGTCAAGCACGGCAACCGGGCCGCGTCCTCCGCGAGCGGCTCCTCGGACGTGCTGGAGAAGCTCGGCGTCAACCTCAACCTCACCCCGGCCCGGGTCGTGGAGGTCGCCGAGGAGGCCGGCATCACCTTCTGCTTCGCGGTGAAGTTCCACCCCGCGCTGCGGCACGTGGCGGCGGCCCGCAAGGAGCTGGGCATCCGGACCACCTTCAACTTCCTCGGCCCGCTGACCAACCCGGCGAAGGTCCGCGCACAGGCCACGGGCGTGGCCGACGCCCGGGTCGCCCCCATCGTGGCCGGGGTGCTCGCGGAGCGCGGCTCCTCGGCGCTGGTCTTCCGGGGCGACGACGGCATGGACGAGCTCACCACGACGGCCACCTCCCGGGTGTGGTGGGTCCGTGACGGCGCGGTCACCGAGCAGACGTTCGACCCGCGTGACATCGGGATCCCGATCGTGGACGTCTCCGCGCTCCGCGGCGAGGACGCCTCCTACAACGCGGACGTCGCCCGCCGGCTGCTGGCCGGAGAGCGGGGCCCCGTGCGCGAGGCCGTCCTGCTGAACTCGGCGGCGGCCCTGGTGGCGCTGGACCCGGGCAGCGGGTCCCTGGAGGAGCAGCTGTCGGCCGGCGTCGCGCGGGCGGCCGAGTCGATCGACTCGGGCGCGGCCCGGGCGGCCCTGGAACGCTGGGCCGCCGCCAGCAACGCCTAG
- a CDS encoding aminotransferase class V-fold PLP-dependent enzyme: MSAFLNSAAATATDVAVDPACAQPLPVLGRDVTVPLVTGGEVTYAALDYAASAPALQRVWDDVAAYAPYYGSVHRGAGYLSQLSTDLFEQSRVTVAEFLDCRPGDQVVFTRSTTDSLNLLAAVLPADCQVFVFETEHHASLLPWGDAQVTYLNAPRTPAEAVATLERALADREPYGPALVCVTGASNVTGELWPVKELAAAAHAHGARIVLDAAQLAPHHPVSVRELDVDWVAFSGHKLYAPFGSGVLAGRADWLQEARPYLAGGGASRKVARREDGGVDVEWHTTAARHEAGSPNVIGVYSIASACRALKDAGFENLVARENHLIAKVREGLADVPAVRVLSLFGDDAPRVGVISFVVDGWNSSHFAAALSAEYGIGVRDGLFCAHPLVRTLLGSEPQEPGECGAPEAAPGERSLNAIRVSFGAGTPDEHVERFVRAVGELVADGAKWQYRTEEGRCVPAV, translated from the coding sequence ATGTCCGCATTCCTGAACTCCGCCGCCGCCACCGCCACCGATGTCGCCGTCGACCCCGCCTGTGCCCAGCCGCTGCCCGTGCTCGGCCGCGACGTGACCGTCCCGCTCGTCACCGGCGGCGAGGTCACCTACGCCGCCCTCGACTACGCGGCCAGCGCCCCCGCCCTCCAGCGGGTCTGGGACGACGTGGCCGCGTACGCCCCGTACTACGGCAGCGTCCACCGCGGGGCCGGGTACCTCTCGCAGCTCTCCACCGACCTGTTCGAGCAGAGCCGCGTCACCGTCGCGGAGTTCCTGGACTGCCGCCCCGGCGACCAGGTGGTCTTCACCCGGTCGACCACCGATTCGCTGAACCTGCTGGCCGCCGTCCTGCCGGCCGACTGCCAGGTCTTCGTCTTCGAGACCGAGCACCACGCCTCGCTGCTGCCCTGGGGCGACGCGCAGGTGACCTACCTCAACGCCCCGCGCACCCCGGCCGAGGCCGTCGCCACCCTGGAGCGGGCACTGGCCGACCGCGAGCCCTACGGCCCCGCCCTGGTGTGCGTCACCGGTGCCTCCAACGTCACCGGCGAGCTGTGGCCGGTCAAGGAGCTGGCCGCCGCCGCGCACGCCCACGGTGCGCGGATCGTCCTGGACGCCGCCCAGCTGGCACCGCACCACCCCGTGTCCGTCCGGGAGCTGGACGTGGACTGGGTCGCCTTCTCCGGCCACAAGCTCTACGCCCCCTTCGGCTCGGGCGTCCTCGCAGGCCGCGCCGACTGGCTCCAGGAGGCCCGGCCGTACCTGGCCGGCGGCGGTGCCTCCCGCAAGGTGGCCCGCCGCGAGGACGGCGGCGTCGACGTCGAGTGGCACACCACCGCCGCCCGCCACGAGGCCGGCTCCCCGAACGTCATCGGCGTCTACTCCATCGCCTCGGCCTGCCGCGCCCTGAAGGACGCGGGTTTCGAGAACCTGGTCGCCCGCGAGAACCACCTCATCGCCAAGGTCCGCGAGGGCCTCGCCGACGTCCCCGCCGTGCGCGTGCTCTCCCTCTTCGGGGACGACGCCCCGCGCGTCGGCGTCATCTCCTTCGTGGTGGACGGCTGGAACAGCTCGCACTTCGCGGCCGCGCTGTCCGCCGAGTACGGGATCGGCGTGCGCGACGGCCTCTTCTGCGCCCACCCGCTGGTCCGCACCCTCCTCGGCAGCGAGCCGCAGGAGCCGGGCGAGTGCGGCGCCCCGGAGGCCGCGCCGGGGGAGCGCTCGCTCAACGCGATCCGGGTCTCCTTCGGCGCGGGCACCCCCGACGAGCACGTCGAGCGGTTCGTCCGGGCCGTCGGGGAACTGGTCGCGGACGGCGCCAAGTGGCAGTACCGCACCGAAGAGGGCCGCTGCGTTCCGGCCGTCTGA
- a CDS encoding Lrp/AsnC family transcriptional regulator — protein MITAIVLIKTSVDRIPEIAESIAALDSVSEVYSVTGTYDLIALVRVARHENLADIIPGRISKIPGVEATDTHVAFRTYSQHDLEAAFAIGLDA, from the coding sequence ATGATCACCGCGATCGTGCTCATCAAGACCAGCGTGGACCGCATCCCCGAGATCGCCGAGTCCATCGCCGCGCTGGACAGCGTCAGCGAGGTCTACTCCGTCACCGGTACGTACGACCTGATCGCGCTGGTCCGCGTCGCCCGCCACGAGAACCTGGCCGACATCATCCCGGGCCGCATCAGCAAGATCCCGGGCGTCGAGGCGACCGACACGCACGTGGCGTTCCGCACGTACTCCCAGCACGACCTGGAAGCGGCGTTCGCGATCGGCCTCGACGCGTAG
- a CDS encoding rhomboid family intramembrane serine protease, whose amino-acid sequence MIVKWLTVREAARGPVVTYALIAGCCLAFLLGPASGLNPAYGTGDRLLATGTAYFRHWGVVPDELFSGAARPLLTPLTALFVHGSWLHLLGNMLFLHVFGAMTQERMGRAPFLVFYVCTGYLALAAYAAANASSDQTLVGASGAISAVLGAFLCLFPRARVTSLFPFLLFLPLRFPAWIVLMFWFVLQWLAAQRAESGPGVAYLAHVVGFSVGFLYAWARYRRTGKRRPVLAEWPIARTRRGRAPVDGGGAGDDGTGFGDPTDHVLK is encoded by the coding sequence ATGATCGTAAAGTGGCTGACGGTACGCGAGGCCGCCCGGGGCCCGGTGGTCACGTACGCACTGATCGCCGGCTGCTGCCTGGCCTTCCTGCTCGGCCCCGCCTCCGGCCTGAATCCGGCCTACGGCACCGGCGACCGGCTGCTCGCCACGGGGACGGCGTACTTCCGGCACTGGGGGGTGGTCCCCGACGAACTCTTCTCGGGGGCCGCTCGCCCGCTCCTCACCCCGCTGACCGCGCTGTTCGTCCACGGCAGCTGGCTCCACCTGCTCGGGAACATGCTCTTCCTGCACGTCTTCGGCGCGATGACGCAGGAGCGGATGGGCCGGGCGCCCTTCCTCGTCTTCTACGTCTGCACGGGGTACCTGGCGCTGGCGGCGTACGCGGCGGCCAACGCCTCCTCGGACCAGACCCTGGTCGGCGCCTCCGGCGCGATCTCGGCGGTCCTGGGGGCCTTCCTCTGCCTCTTCCCGAGGGCCCGGGTGACGAGCCTGTTCCCGTTCCTGCTCTTCCTGCCCCTGCGCTTCCCGGCCTGGATCGTGCTGATGTTCTGGTTCGTCCTCCAGTGGCTGGCCGCGCAACGCGCGGAGAGCGGGCCGGGGGTGGCCTACCTGGCGCACGTGGTGGGCTTCTCCGTGGGCTTCCTCTACGCATGGGCGCGTTATCGCCGTACCGGCAAGAGGCGCCCCGTCCTGGCGGAATGGCCGATCGCCCGGACGCGGCGCGGGCGCGCACCGGTCGACGGCGGGGGCGCAGGGGACGACGGCACGGGCTTTGGTGACCCTACGGATCACGTCTTAAAGTGA